In Sebaldella termitidis ATCC 33386, one DNA window encodes the following:
- a CDS encoding polysaccharide deacetylase family protein, which translates to MKKVIIFLMLAVSIFALGDAGRILLNNKKTVDKIKGLKTEIAALDKKEKETNDTLVKLEEENKALRSELSEQLANKKVVYLTFDDGPTPQNTEKILAILKKNNIKGTFFVIGHNSDMYKRIVEEGHTIALHTYSHNYKEVYASEEAFFKDLYKIHDAVMEKTGVDAKVTRFPGGSSNAIVKKATLRKIIDRLNDEGFVYQDWNCDSTDAAGNKRPVDVLVKNATSCNATKINLLMHDSAAKMTTADALQPIIDSYRSRGYDFEELTVYSPKFQHRK; encoded by the coding sequence ATGAAAAAAGTAATAATCTTTCTTATGTTGGCAGTAAGTATTTTTGCATTGGGAGATGCAGGACGTATTTTACTTAACAATAAAAAAACTGTGGATAAAATAAAAGGCTTAAAAACAGAAATTGCAGCACTTGATAAAAAGGAAAAAGAGACTAATGACACATTAGTAAAGCTTGAGGAGGAAAATAAAGCATTAAGGTCAGAGCTTTCAGAGCAGCTGGCAAATAAAAAAGTGGTTTATCTTACATTTGATGACGGTCCTACACCGCAGAATACAGAAAAAATTCTTGCTATTCTGAAAAAAAACAACATAAAAGGCACTTTTTTTGTAATAGGACATAATTCCGATATGTATAAGAGGATAGTGGAGGAAGGTCATACAATAGCACTTCATACATATTCTCATAATTATAAAGAAGTTTATGCATCAGAAGAAGCATTTTTTAAAGATTTGTATAAAATTCACGATGCAGTAATGGAAAAGACAGGGGTAGATGCGAAGGTTACCAGATTTCCCGGCGGTTCCAGCAATGCAATAGTAAAAAAAGCTACACTTAGAAAAATAATAGACCGATTAAACGATGAAGGATTTGTCTATCAAGACTGGAATTGTGACAGTACTGATGCAGCAGGGAATAAACGTCCTGTTGATGTACTGGTAAAAAATGCCACAAGCTGTAATGCAACAAAAATAAATCTGTTAATGCATGACAGTGCCGCAAAGATGACTACGGCAGATGCACTGCAGCCGATAATAGATTCTTACAGAAGCAGAGGATATGACTTTGAAGAGCTTACAGTTTACAGTCCAAAATTTCAGCACAGAAAATAA
- a CDS encoding ABC transporter ATP-binding protein: MWRYAKKYKNYIFLNFLCVFSFILIELGLPTLLARIIDKGLVPKDFEVVKTTSVWMLAVCFAGLIGLILLAFCGSKISTSVIRDMRDDVFAKIQEFSHEEYDDFGISYLITATTNDAFQVMTFMQMMLRMGMVTPLMFIASFVMIIYKSPSLSVSVILAVPFLLMGVILIGKFSAPLSEAQQKGLDNINTNLRENLTGLRVIRAFINEKFQEGRFEKINKIYSETSKKLFKLMAVPQPGFSFIFNIILAIVIWFGASQINLGQLQVGELVAFIEYIFHALFSFMLFATVFMMYPRAAVSAHRIERILERVPRVTENINGITESKTHGYITFENVTFAYPGNSDEPILRDVSFSAKPGETVAFIGSTGSGKSTLIQLIPRFYDVTKGRIIIDGEDIRDYNLSFLRQKIGFIPQKALLFTGTISENIRYGKHDATQEEIESASKTAQAFDFINQKPDKFNEFLAEGGSNMSGGQKQRLSIARAIVKKPDIYIFDDSFSALDYQTDVKLRTALNSITKESTVLIVAQRVSTIMNADKILVLNEGNVVAEGTHRELLKTCDIYYDIASSQLTKEELE; this comes from the coding sequence ATGTGGCGTTATGCAAAAAAGTACAAAAACTATATTTTCTTAAATTTTCTATGTGTATTTAGTTTCATTCTTATTGAGCTGGGACTTCCTACACTTCTAGCCAGAATAATTGACAAAGGTCTTGTTCCCAAAGACTTTGAAGTAGTAAAAACGACTTCTGTCTGGATGCTTGCTGTTTGTTTTGCCGGACTTATCGGGCTTATTCTGCTTGCTTTCTGCGGAAGTAAAATTTCTACCAGTGTAATAAGAGACATGCGTGATGATGTATTTGCTAAAATACAGGAATTCTCTCATGAAGAATATGATGACTTTGGTATCTCGTATCTTATTACAGCTACTACAAATGATGCATTTCAGGTAATGACTTTTATGCAGATGATGCTTCGTATGGGAATGGTGACTCCTTTAATGTTTATAGCCAGCTTTGTTATGATTATATATAAAAGCCCCTCGCTTTCAGTGAGTGTTATTTTAGCAGTACCGTTTTTACTTATGGGAGTTATCCTTATAGGAAAATTTTCTGCCCCTTTATCTGAAGCACAGCAGAAAGGGCTGGATAATATCAATACCAATCTCCGTGAGAATCTCACAGGATTAAGGGTAATACGTGCATTTATAAATGAAAAGTTTCAGGAAGGCCGTTTTGAAAAGATAAATAAGATATATTCCGAAACTTCAAAAAAACTGTTTAAACTTATGGCTGTACCTCAGCCCGGTTTTTCTTTTATCTTTAATATTATACTGGCTATAGTTATATGGTTTGGTGCCAGTCAGATTAATCTCGGACAGCTTCAGGTCGGTGAGCTTGTAGCATTTATCGAATATATTTTCCATGCTCTGTTTTCTTTTATGCTATTTGCTACAGTTTTCATGATGTACCCGAGAGCTGCAGTTTCAGCTCACAGAATAGAAAGAATCCTTGAAAGGGTTCCAAGAGTGACTGAAAATATAAACGGAATTACAGAATCAAAAACACATGGATATATAACATTTGAAAATGTAACATTTGCTTATCCCGGAAACAGTGACGAGCCAATTTTGAGAGATGTAAGCTTTAGTGCAAAACCCGGTGAAACAGTAGCTTTCATTGGAAGTACGGGAAGCGGTAAGTCTACGCTTATTCAGCTTATACCCAGATTTTATGATGTTACCAAAGGAAGAATAATAATAGACGGAGAAGATATCAGAGATTATAATCTAAGCTTTCTGCGTCAGAAAATCGGATTTATTCCTCAGAAGGCCCTCCTTTTTACAGGAACCATCAGTGAAAATATCCGTTATGGTAAGCATGACGCTACTCAGGAGGAAATTGAAAGTGCATCTAAAACAGCACAGGCCTTTGATTTCATAAATCAAAAACCTGATAAATTCAATGAATTTCTGGCTGAAGGCGGAAGCAACATGTCCGGCGGTCAGAAGCAGAGACTTTCCATTGCAAGGGCCATAGTAAAAAAACCTGATATCTATATTTTTGATGATTCATTTTCTGCACTTGACTATCAGACTGACGTAAAACTGCGTACAGCTCTGAACAGCATCACAAAAGAGTCTACTGTGTTAATTGTTGCACAGCGTGTAAGCACAATCATGAACGCAGATAAAATACTGGTTTTAAATGAAGGAAATGTTGTTGCAGAAGGAACACACAGAGAGCTCCTGAAAACCTGTGATATTTACTATGATATTGCCTCATCACAGCTTACAAAGGAGGAATTGGAATGA
- a CDS encoding ABC transporter ATP-binding protein produces MKKIISNLKRLGKYITPYKGYFILSLLLTVIAVAANSLIPFIIGLAVTEMASNVADMLKGIEGAGVNFPYVGKIIIITLVIGLLNQLATYFSSFFMTNVVQGSMKDLRTDIDEKINRLPISYFDRNQQGNILSRITNDVDTISNALQQSLIQVVTSILGIILSLIMMLILSVPMTLIAVLIIPLSIIISKVIIKKSQKYFKEQQNSLGNLNGYVQEAYTGFSVIKLYNKENDTLEEFKNINHRLAGFSFKALFSSALINPLVGLVVNLSYTSMAVLGSYFVIFGTMTIGGLQAFIQYIWLINQPISQITQLTGIIQSSGAASERVFEILDEEEEAPEPENALFPEKVEGNISFENVYFSYNKENELIKDLSFQVKSGQTVAIVGPTGAGKTTLINLLMRFYDIDSGSIKIDGVDTRDVKRSDVRSLFGMVLQDAWLYHASISENIRFGKLDATEYEVVDAAKTANVHHFIRTLPNGYEMVLNKEASNISQGQKQLLTIARVVIADPKFLILDEATSSVDTRLEVLIQKAMKKVMNGRTSFVIAHRLSTIRDADLILVMNQGQIVEQGTHETLLANNGLYEKLYNSQFEEDE; encoded by the coding sequence ATGAAAAAGATTATTTCAAATTTAAAACGTCTCGGAAAATATATAACTCCTTACAAGGGATATTTTATTCTGTCATTGCTGCTTACTGTCATTGCTGTCGCAGCTAACTCGCTCATTCCTTTTATCATAGGACTTGCTGTTACAGAAATGGCTTCCAATGTAGCCGATATGCTGAAAGGCATAGAAGGAGCCGGAGTTAACTTCCCGTATGTCGGTAAAATAATCATAATAACTTTAGTGATCGGCTTATTAAATCAGCTTGCCACATATTTTTCAAGCTTTTTTATGACTAATGTGGTACAGGGAAGTATGAAAGATCTGAGAACTGATATTGATGAAAAAATAAACAGACTGCCTATTTCATATTTTGACAGAAACCAGCAGGGAAATATTCTGAGCAGAATTACAAATGATGTAGATACTATAAGCAATGCACTTCAGCAAAGTCTTATACAGGTTGTTACTTCCATTTTAGGAATCATATTATCATTAATTATGATGCTTATTTTATCTGTTCCTATGACCTTGATTGCTGTATTGATAATACCTTTGTCTATTATAATATCAAAGGTTATCATAAAAAAATCCCAGAAATATTTCAAAGAGCAGCAAAATTCACTGGGAAACCTGAATGGTTATGTTCAGGAGGCTTATACAGGATTCTCTGTTATTAAGCTTTATAATAAAGAAAATGACACACTGGAAGAATTTAAAAATATAAATCACAGACTTGCAGGTTTTTCTTTTAAGGCACTTTTTAGCTCTGCACTTATAAATCCCCTTGTAGGTCTGGTTGTTAACCTGTCTTATACCAGTATGGCTGTATTGGGAAGTTATTTCGTTATTTTTGGTACTATGACAATAGGCGGACTGCAGGCGTTCATACAATATATCTGGCTTATAAATCAGCCGATCAGTCAGATCACACAGCTTACAGGAATTATACAAAGCTCGGGAGCCGCTTCGGAAAGAGTTTTTGAAATACTCGACGAAGAGGAAGAAGCTCCTGAACCTGAAAATGCTTTATTTCCTGAAAAAGTTGAAGGAAATATAAGTTTTGAAAATGTTTATTTCAGTTATAATAAAGAAAATGAACTGATAAAAGACCTCAGTTTTCAGGTAAAAAGCGGTCAGACAGTGGCTATAGTAGGTCCTACGGGGGCAGGAAAGACTACACTTATTAATCTGCTTATGCGTTTTTACGATATAGACAGCGGTTCAATAAAAATAGATGGTGTGGATACCAGAGATGTGAAACGTTCTGACGTTCGTTCTCTGTTTGGTATGGTATTGCAGGATGCATGGCTTTATCATGCAAGTATTTCGGAAAATATACGTTTTGGTAAGCTTGATGCTACGGAATATGAAGTAGTCGATGCCGCCAAAACAGCCAATGTACACCACTTTATCAGAACACTGCCAAACGGATATGAAATGGTTCTTAATAAAGAAGCAAGCAATATTTCTCAGGGGCAGAAGCAGCTTTTGACTATAGCACGTGTTGTTATTGCAGATCCTAAGTTTCTTATTCTTGATGAAGCTACAAGCTCTGTAGATACAAGACTTGAAGTCCTTATTCAGAAAGCCATGAAAAAAGTAATGAACGGACGTACAAGCTTCGTTATTGCACACCGTTTATCTACTATAAGAGATGCTGATCTGATTTTGGTTATGAATCAGGGACAGATCGTAGAACAGGGAACACACGAAACTCTTCTGGCAAACAACGGTCTTTATGAAAAGCTTTATAACAGCCAGTTTGAAGAGGATGAATAA
- a CDS encoding EFR1 family ferrodoxin (N-terminal region resembles flavodoxins. C-terminal ferrodoxin region binds two 4Fe-4S clusters.) yields MERKIRAVYFSPTHGTKKLTVKTAGKLSDIFEAETEETDLTLVKERVKEIELGEKDILVFGFPVYGGRIPLLLEPVIKKIKGNGNPAVIMAVYGNRDFDDAILEARDIFTEKGFKVVSAGAFIGEHSYTKNVGTGRPDTEDQKEAEEFAVKTAEKIKNENDAEILEVSGNKPYKERSAGIVAAPETGEACYDCMKCAKECPVSAISFENPRIADANKCIHCCACVKACPVKAKYFDNEMMKNFSVMLETKFAEKKENIIFI; encoded by the coding sequence ATGGAAAGAAAAATAAGAGCGGTATATTTTAGCCCTACACACGGCACTAAAAAATTAACTGTAAAAACAGCAGGAAAGCTTTCGGATATTTTTGAAGCAGAAACAGAGGAAACAGACCTGACGTTGGTCAAAGAACGCGTAAAGGAAATAGAACTAGGTGAAAAAGATATTCTTGTATTTGGTTTCCCTGTATACGGGGGACGTATTCCTCTGCTGCTTGAACCGGTAATAAAAAAAATAAAAGGAAATGGTAATCCGGCAGTTATTATGGCAGTATATGGAAACAGAGATTTTGATGATGCAATATTAGAGGCAAGAGATATTTTTACTGAAAAAGGATTCAAAGTGGTTTCAGCAGGGGCATTTATAGGTGAACACTCGTATACGAAAAATGTAGGAACCGGACGACCCGATACAGAGGATCAGAAGGAAGCAGAAGAGTTTGCTGTAAAAACAGCCGAAAAAATAAAAAATGAAAATGATGCTGAAATACTGGAGGTTTCTGGAAATAAACCATATAAAGAAAGATCGGCAGGAATAGTAGCAGCACCTGAAACAGGAGAAGCATGCTATGATTGTATGAAATGTGCAAAAGAATGTCCGGTTTCAGCAATAAGCTTTGAAAATCCGAGAATAGCAGATGCAAATAAGTGTATTCACTGCTGTGCATGTGTAAAAGCCTGTCCTGTGAAAGCTAAATATTTTGATAATGAAATGATGAAAAACTTTTCAGTAATGCTCGAAACTAAATTTGCTGAAAAAAAAGAAAATATAATATTTATATAA
- a CDS encoding YcxB family protein — protein MSIKEHNDLKLLFGLYCYFMFILLFFINKVVAKVKINKFLKNKDNEKYFTEMKYYFGEEKVKIVSEYTESEMKWEIFMKVVFTDEYCFLFTIPYQGLCVNIEALNKNEIDELRLIIKSNIDENIITYL, from the coding sequence GTGAGTATAAAAGAACATAATGATTTAAAATTATTATTTGGATTATATTGTTATTTTATGTTTATATTATTATTCTTTATAAATAAAGTAGTTGCTAAGGTTAAAATAAATAAATTTTTAAAAAATAAAGATAATGAGAAGTATTTTACAGAGATGAAATACTACTTTGGCGAAGAAAAAGTAAAAATAGTAAGTGAATATACTGAGTCAGAAATGAAATGGGAAATTTTTATGAAGGTGGTATTTACAGATGAATATTGTTTCTTATTTACAATACCGTATCAGGGCTTATGTGTGAATATAGAAGCTTTGAATAAAAATGAAATTGATGAGCTAAGATTAATAATAAAAAGTAATATTGATGAAAATATAATAACATACTTATAA
- the nadR gene encoding multifunctional transcriptional regulator/nicotinamide-nucleotide adenylyltransferase/ribosylnicotinamide kinase NadR has product MGKTGVIIGKFLPLHLGHVNFINRSSTKTDKLIVVVCHSSRDKKMCEEYGIPEITVKDRLRWLHTIYQDIPHIEIRSLDESSIPAYPDGWKEFVGLLKKTVPEKIDFVYSGEPSYDSFFKELLPEVEHILIDPERTGYNISGTQIRKNPYKNWEYLPAVVRPFFCKKVVLIGTESCGKTTLTKFLAKAFNTSWAEEYGRNYVYEECGGNEDNLEYGDYIKIAMHQKKLEAEAVRHSNKIVFIDTEAIVTQFYCKLYEGKEDPAIDEIIKRQNYDLWLYLENDVKWVDDGLRKNGSDKERNKGKKILAELLEKYNIADKVKMISGNYEERLDKALEIIKGEFYDI; this is encoded by the coding sequence ATGGGGAAAACAGGAGTTATCATAGGAAAATTTCTGCCTCTGCATCTGGGGCATGTAAATTTTATAAACAGAAGTTCTACAAAGACAGATAAGCTGATAGTAGTAGTATGTCACAGCAGCAGGGATAAAAAAATGTGTGAAGAATATGGAATTCCCGAAATTACCGTAAAAGACAGGTTAAGATGGCTTCATACAATTTATCAGGATATTCCGCATATTGAGATAAGAAGTCTGGATGAAAGCAGCATTCCTGCATATCCTGACGGCTGGAAAGAGTTTGTAGGGCTTTTAAAGAAAACTGTACCTGAAAAAATAGATTTTGTCTATTCCGGGGAACCATCTTATGATAGTTTTTTCAAAGAGCTTCTTCCTGAGGTTGAGCATATATTAATTGATCCTGAAAGAACCGGATATAATATATCAGGAACACAGATAAGAAAAAATCCTTATAAAAACTGGGAGTATCTTCCGGCAGTAGTAAGACCGTTTTTCTGCAAAAAGGTAGTGCTTATAGGAACTGAATCCTGCGGAAAAACAACTCTTACAAAATTTCTTGCAAAAGCCTTTAACACTTCATGGGCTGAGGAATATGGCAGAAATTATGTTTATGAAGAATGCGGCGGAAATGAGGATAACCTAGAGTACGGGGATTACATAAAAATAGCAATGCATCAGAAGAAGCTTGAGGCAGAGGCAGTAAGGCATTCTAATAAAATAGTATTTATAGATACAGAAGCAATAGTAACACAGTTTTATTGTAAATTATACGAGGGTAAGGAAGATCCTGCTATTGATGAAATTATAAAAAGACAAAATTATGATTTGTGGCTGTATCTTGAAAATGATGTAAAGTGGGTAGATGACGGATTACGAAAAAACGGCAGTGATAAAGAACGGAATAAAGGAAAAAAAATACTGGCAGAATTACTCGAAAAATATAATATTGCTGATAAAGTAAAAATGATATCGGGAAATTATGAAGAAAGGCTGGATAAGGCTTTGGAAATAATAAAAGGGGAGTTTTATGATATATAG
- the pnuC gene encoding nicotinamide riboside transporter PnuC, translated as MKIFKDWNLFEKSWLIIFTLINVAVLIYSKEGILGFTASVTGMLSVILVAKGKISNYYFGIINVVIYGFISYNSKYYGEAMLNILYFLPMQIIGFMMWRRNNVNIDESKEVKAERMTAKEIILWSVLSGIAVIVYGIILKKLNNTLPMADSFTTVLSVTAMILMVKRYIEQWIVWIMIDIVAIYMWLFIKSDYNITIMWIAYLVNAVYGLYNWAKLYRREREVWGKQELS; from the coding sequence ATGAAAATATTTAAAGATTGGAATTTATTTGAAAAAAGCTGGCTTATAATTTTTACTCTGATTAATGTAGCAGTATTAATTTATTCGAAGGAAGGGATTTTAGGCTTTACAGCTTCGGTAACAGGGATGCTTTCTGTCATACTTGTGGCAAAAGGAAAAATATCAAATTATTATTTTGGTATTATAAATGTGGTAATATATGGTTTTATTTCTTATAACTCAAAATATTACGGGGAAGCTATGCTGAATATACTTTATTTTCTTCCCATGCAGATAATAGGTTTTATGATGTGGCGAAGAAACAATGTAAATATTGATGAAAGCAAAGAAGTGAAAGCAGAAAGAATGACGGCAAAAGAAATTATACTATGGTCAGTACTGTCAGGAATAGCAGTAATAGTATACGGGATAATACTGAAAAAACTTAATAATACTCTTCCGATGGCTGATTCGTTTACTACTGTATTATCAGTGACAGCAATGATACTAATGGTAAAGAGATATATAGAACAGTGGATAGTGTGGATAATGATAGATATTGTGGCAATATATATGTGGCTCTTTATAAAGTCAGATTATAATATAACAATAATGTGGATTGCATATCTGGTGAACGCTGTTTACGGTCTGTACAACTGGGCGAAGCTTTATAGAAGGGAGAGGGAAGTATGGGGAAAACAGGAGTTATCATAG
- a CDS encoding RNA 2'-phosphotransferase, which yields MANNLVKLGKFISLVLRHSPETIGLKLDENGWADVEELISGMNKKGRRINYDTLNEIVETNNKKRYEFSEDHKRIRACQGHSIDVDLELKPVQPPEFLYHGTAVQNLSVIKADGIKKIKRQYVHLSEDHDTAYNVGSRHGKAYIIKVLSGEMYRNGKNFYISKNNVWLSEDIESKYLVFE from the coding sequence ATGGCAAATAATCTGGTAAAGCTGGGGAAATTTATAAGTCTGGTACTAAGACATTCTCCGGAAACAATAGGATTGAAGCTGGATGAAAACGGCTGGGCTGACGTGGAAGAGCTGATCAGCGGTATGAATAAAAAAGGAAGAAGAATAAATTATGACACATTAAATGAAATTGTGGAAACGAATAATAAAAAAAGATATGAATTTAGCGAAGATCATAAAAGGATAAGAGCATGTCAGGGACACAGCATAGATGTAGATTTGGAGCTGAAGCCGGTGCAGCCGCCGGAATTTCTTTATCATGGTACAGCTGTACAAAATCTGTCTGTAATAAAGGCTGATGGAATAAAGAAAATCAAAAGGCAGTATGTACATTTATCTGAAGATCATGATACGGCATATAATGTAGGGAGCAGGCACGGAAAGGCATATATAATAAAAGTACTTTCGGGGGAAATGTACAGAAACGGTAAAAATTTTTATATCTCCAAAAACAATGTATGGCTTTCGGAAGATATAGAAAGTAAATATCTGGTGTTTGAATAG
- a CDS encoding NADAR family protein, translated as MEKFEFFWKSDSPFSQWYKKGFKVKGKSFNCAEQYMMYMKAVLFGDEIIAAKILEAKSPREQKDLGRKVKNFNKDIWERQCKNIVYNGNYAKFTQNEGLKSALLETKGKTLVEASPYDTIWGIGLSEENPDSKRRSKWRGKNYLGEILTQLREDILKEEGGKNGK; from the coding sequence ATGGAAAAATTTGAATTTTTTTGGAAAAGTGATTCACCTTTTTCACAATGGTACAAAAAGGGATTTAAAGTAAAAGGAAAGTCGTTTAACTGTGCAGAACAGTACATGATGTATATGAAAGCTGTTTTATTCGGTGATGAAATAATTGCGGCAAAAATACTTGAAGCGAAAAGCCCTAGAGAACAAAAAGATTTGGGAAGAAAGGTAAAAAACTTTAATAAGGATATATGGGAAAGACAGTGTAAAAATATAGTGTATAACGGGAATTACGCCAAATTTACACAAAACGAGGGATTAAAAAGTGCACTGCTGGAAACAAAAGGTAAAACACTGGTAGAAGCAAGTCCTTATGATACTATATGGGGGATAGGTCTTTCCGAAGAGAATCCTGACAGTAAAAGAAGAAGCAAATGGCGTGGGAAAAATTATCTCGGAGAAATATTGACACAATTAAGAGAGGATATTTTGAAGGAGGAAGGAGGAAAAAATGGCAAATAA
- a CDS encoding DUF4291 domain-containing protein: MRKINALYDDDTVRVYQAYRNEIADEALELGTFGSHFKRTRMTWIKPSFLWMMYRAGWAEKEGQERILAIDITKDGFLTILKNSVLSHYDRKVYEKAEEWELDKRNFSGRCQWDPERNIFGSPLEFRAIQLGLKDEIVESYIKKWIVNIEDITPMVRKIKKMRDEGKDIKEYLPVEKELRIEDSEVIKRLRIDV; this comes from the coding sequence ATGAGAAAAATAAATGCACTTTATGATGATGATACAGTAAGGGTTTATCAGGCATATAGAAATGAAATAGCTGATGAAGCCCTGGAACTCGGCACATTCGGCAGTCATTTTAAGAGAACAAGAATGACATGGATAAAACCGTCGTTTCTATGGATGATGTACAGGGCAGGATGGGCTGAAAAGGAAGGTCAGGAAAGAATTCTTGCCATAGATATTACAAAAGACGGGTTTCTTACAATATTAAAAAATTCTGTATTATCACATTATGACAGGAAGGTTTATGAAAAAGCCGAAGAATGGGAGCTGGATAAACGAAATTTTTCAGGAAGATGTCAATGGGATCCTGAGAGAAATATTTTCGGCAGTCCGCTGGAATTCAGGGCAATTCAGCTTGGGCTGAAGGACGAAATCGTGGAAAGCTATATAAAAAAATGGATTGTAAATATAGAGGATATTACACCAATGGTAAGAAAGATTAAGAAAATGAGAGATGAGGGCAAAGATATAAAAGAATACCTGCCTGTGGAAAAAGAACTGAGGATTGAAGATTCTGAAGTAATAAAAAGACTTAGAATTGATGTATAA
- a CDS encoding NUDIX hydrolase — protein MKAEEEKKHISEEEFLKNYDPSEFERPSVTVDNVIFSIFETKTGNYRKNPEQNLYLLLIKRGEHPFINNWALPGGFVRINESVEESAYRELKEETNLDDLYMEQLYTFGNVERDPRMRIISTAYMALIKPENIELKAATDASAVSWFKLTYEFLDNGKFNIKLDNGETVLNAGLIFDNEERGENRIKIAESGELAFDHAKIIGYALMRLRNKIEYTNLVFNLMPEYFTLTELQKVYEIILGKELIKANFRRKIKDLVTETEKFSDEAGHRPSRLFKFNSKVSDI, from the coding sequence ATGAAAGCAGAGGAAGAGAAGAAACATATAAGTGAAGAGGAATTCCTGAAAAATTATGACCCTTCGGAATTTGAAAGACCGTCAGTTACTGTGGATAATGTGATATTCAGTATATTTGAGACAAAAACCGGGAATTACAGAAAAAATCCTGAACAAAATTTATATTTATTATTAATAAAAAGAGGAGAGCATCCTTTTATAAATAACTGGGCACTTCCCGGAGGATTCGTAAGAATAAATGAAAGTGTGGAAGAAAGTGCCTACAGGGAATTAAAAGAAGAGACTAACCTTGATGATCTGTATATGGAGCAGCTGTATACATTCGGAAATGTAGAACGTGATCCCAGAATGAGAATAATCAGTACTGCATATATGGCGTTAATAAAACCTGAAAATATAGAGCTGAAAGCTGCTACAGATGCAAGTGCAGTTTCATGGTTTAAGCTTACATATGAATTTTTGGATAACGGAAAATTCAATATCAAACTTGATAACGGAGAAACTGTCCTGAATGCCGGATTAATATTTGATAATGAAGAGCGCGGGGAAAACAGGATAAAAATAGCAGAAAGCGGTGAGCTTGCTTTTGATCATGCTAAAATAATAGGATATGCACTAATGAGACTTCGGAATAAAATAGAATACACAAATCTGGTTTTCAATTTAATGCCGGAATATTTTACACTTACAGAGTTACAGAAAGTATATGAAATAATACTGGGAAAAGAACTGATAAAAGCTAATTTCAGAAGAAAAATAAAGGATTTGGTAACAGAAACAGAAAAATTTTCAGATGAAGCAGGCCACAGGCCGTCAAGACTTTTCAAATTTAACTCCAAGGTAAGTGATATTTGA